From Streptomyces qinzhouensis, one genomic window encodes:
- a CDS encoding phosphoribosyltransferase family protein, translating to MTHHRTYSGHDRGRHPDHYTDRDDAGRRLAERLGHLAGRPLVVLGLPRGGVPVAARVAEALHAPLDVCLVRKLGVPFQPELGMGAVGEDGVRVVNERVVRMGGVSDGELAAVETYERSVLERRGRLYRGDRAPEPLTGRTVVVVDDGVATGSTARAACRIARARGAARLVLAVPVAPAHWTELLGDEADELVCPLTPPGFSAVGQFYTDFDQTDDAEVVDCLARAARRVRAEGTAGGGTDAEGTAGGAGAEGTAGGVDAEVRIPAGAGRLTGVLAVPPGATGIVLFAHGSGSSRHSPRNRRVAAGLGEAGLGTLLFDLLTDAEAADRAKVFDTPLLAARLTGATRWLTGRPEAAGLPFGYFGASTGAAAALWAAAEPDNGCTAVVSRGGRPDLAAGRLPAVTAPTLFVVGGADPWVLEANRRARAELRTESELLVVDGAGHLFEEPGALERVTDAAVRWFTTHFTDGAAAVRHPPAAA from the coding sequence ATGACCCATCACCGTACGTATTCCGGCCATGACCGGGGCCGTCACCCCGATCACTACACGGACCGCGACGACGCCGGACGGCGCCTCGCGGAGCGGCTGGGCCATCTCGCCGGACGCCCGCTCGTCGTCCTCGGGCTGCCCCGCGGCGGGGTCCCCGTCGCCGCCCGGGTCGCCGAGGCGCTCCACGCGCCGCTGGACGTCTGCCTCGTCCGGAAACTCGGTGTCCCCTTCCAGCCGGAGCTGGGCATGGGCGCCGTCGGTGAGGACGGTGTCCGGGTCGTCAACGAGCGGGTGGTCCGGATGGGCGGGGTCAGCGACGGTGAACTGGCGGCCGTCGAGACGTACGAACGCTCCGTACTGGAGCGGCGGGGGCGGCTCTACCGCGGCGACCGGGCCCCCGAGCCGCTCACCGGCCGTACGGTCGTCGTGGTCGACGACGGGGTCGCCACCGGCTCCACGGCCCGGGCCGCCTGCCGGATCGCCCGCGCCCGGGGGGCGGCCCGGCTGGTGCTCGCCGTCCCCGTCGCGCCCGCGCACTGGACGGAGCTGCTCGGGGACGAGGCGGACGAACTGGTCTGTCCGCTGACCCCGCCGGGCTTCAGCGCGGTCGGCCAGTTCTACACCGACTTCGACCAGACCGACGACGCCGAGGTCGTCGACTGTCTGGCCCGCGCCGCGCGGCGGGTCCGCGCGGAGGGCACGGCGGGCGGCGGCACGGACGCGGAAGGTACGGCGGGCGGTGCGGGCGCGGAGGGCACGGCGGGCGGCGTGGACGCGGAGGTACGGATCCCGGCCGGAGCCGGCCGGCTGACCGGGGTGCTCGCCGTGCCGCCCGGCGCCACGGGCATCGTGCTCTTCGCCCACGGCAGCGGAAGCAGCCGGCACAGCCCGCGCAACCGGCGCGTGGCCGCCGGGCTCGGCGAGGCCGGTCTGGGGACCCTGCTGTTCGATCTCCTCACCGACGCGGAGGCGGCCGACCGGGCCAAGGTCTTCGACACCCCGCTGCTGGCCGCCCGGCTCACCGGCGCCACCCGCTGGCTCACCGGCAGGCCCGAGGCCGCCGGGCTCCCCTTCGGCTACTTCGGCGCCAGCACCGGGGCCGCGGCCGCCCTGTGGGCCGCGGCCGAACCGGACAACGGCTGTACCGCCGTCGTCTCCCGGGGCGGCCGCCCCGACCTCGCCGCCGGGCGGCTCCCCGCGGTGACGGCCCCCACCCTGTTCGTCGTGGGCGGCGCGGACCCGTGGGTGCTGGAGGCGAACCGCCGGGCCCGCGCCGAACTCCGTACGGAGAGCGAACTGCTCGTCGTCGACGGTGCCGGACATCTCTTCGAGGAGCCGGGCGCGCTGGAGCGGGTCACCGACGCGGCCGTCCGCTGGTTCACCACACACTTCACGGACGGAGCCGCCGCTGTCCGGCATCCGCCGGCCGCCGCCTGA